The genome window ACCATAACCCATAGTGCTATCGGAATACACCATCGGAGGCATAGGATCAGAGACATAAACCAGGGTAACAGCCGCTCCATCAGCTTTAGCAAGCTCAGCAACCTTCTTTAAAGACTTTTTACTAACATCTGAACCGTCGACTGGGACTAATAAATGTTTAAACATATTGACTCCTGTTAAATTGAACCTGAATAGCTTTCATTCCATCATAATGCTTATTATTCACCTATAAAAGCATAAAAAGGAAACTTAATTGCTCAAGTACTTGGCGGTGTATTGCTCCTTTCTTCTGTCATTAGTCATCATTGATTTAATTTGGCTATTGGGCATCGCCAAGAATCTATATCGCGATGACATGGGCTCCCTCATGGCAAGCGAGCCAAAACTCTTGGCCGGGCTTAGTTTTTATCTGTTTTATGCGCTAGGAACTACGATTTTCGTGATCCTACCAGCCATCTCTAAGCAGTCCTGGATTTATGCAGTGCAATATGGCGCCTTATTTGGCTTCTTTTGCTACATGACCTACGACCTCACCAATCTAGCGGTGATTCGCGATTTTCCAACTCGCCTAGCTTTCATTGATATCGCATGGGGCAGTAGCGTTACCGCCCTTGCTGCTGGGATTGCCTACTGGATTGGCAATAGAGTAGCTTAAGAGCCCTCGTCATATGCATCTTTTCCACCCTAAGCTATTTGATTCCCTAAAGGGCTATAACGGCTCCTTATTTACCAAAGATGTCCTAGCCGGCATTACCGTCGGCATCGTCGCGCTCCCCCTTGCCATGGCGTTTGCTATTGCTAGTGGACTGAAGCCTGAAGCGGGAATCTTTACCGCCATCATCGCAGGTGGGCTCATCTCTCTGCTTGGCGGCAGTCGCGTGCAAATTGGCGGCCCAGCCGGGGCCTTTATTGTCATCGTGTATGGGATTGTCGACCGCTATGGCGTAGCCAATCTACTCTTAGCTACCGCCATGTCGGGAGTATTTTTATTGCTAATGGGCGCACTGAGACTTGGAACATTAATTCGCTTTATTCCAGTTGCCGTCATCATTGGCTTCACCAACGGCATTGCAGTGCTCATCGGACTTTCTCAAATCAAGGAATTCTTTGGTTTGCAGATTTCTAAAATGCCCGCTGAATTTTTTCAAGCTATACAAACCCTCTATGCGGCTGCAGACACCATCAATCCTATGGCCCTAATGCTCTCTATAGGCAGTCTCGCATTGCTCATTATCTGGAGAGGACTACAAAAACACTTGGGTCATTTCAGCCAAATACCCGGCACCGTCATTGCCATGGGCGCAGCTACCATCATCACCAGCGTGTTCAATCTACCGGTAGACACGATCGGTAGTCGCTTTGGCGGCATTCCAGCCGGCCTCCCGAGCTTTGAATGGATTCCCATCAGCTGGAGCACCGCTCAATTTGTGATTGCGCCGGCCATTACCCTGGCGCTATTGGGCGCTATTGAATCACTCCTGTGCGCACGCATTGCCGATGGCCTCATCCATGATCGTCATGATTCCAATCAAGAGCTCATGGCGCAAGGCATAGCAAATCTCGTCAGCCCGTTTTTTGGCGGCATGCCAGCAACTGGCACTATCGCTAGAACTGTGACCAATATTCAAAGCGGTGGAACTACGCCGATCGCCGGATTGATTCACTCAGTCACATTGCTCATCATTATTCTATTTGGTGCGCCACTTGCAAAAAATATTCCTCTTGCCAGCCTAGCGGCCATCCTCATGTTTGTCGCTTGGAATATGGGCGAGTGGAAAAAGTTTTTAGACCTCAAACAATTTCGGATGCCTTATCGTATTACGATGCTGAGTGTTTTCATTCTGACAATCGTGCTTGACCTCACGGTAGCCATCCAGGTGGGATTACTACTGGCATTCATTACCTTCATCTACAGAATTTCCAGCCTGTCGCGCTACGAGTCTGCAAATCCAAATGACTTTCCTGACCTACTACATCAAGAAGGAAAAATTGCCGCCTTTCGCATCTATGGCGCCATCTTTTTTGGAGCCGTAAAGCTGCTAGAAAAGATTGAAACTGAGTTGCCATCCCAAACGCTGCTGCTCGATTTTAAGAATGTGATCTATATCGATGTATCTGGCATAGATGCCATACTAGAGCTTGAACAAACCTGCAAATCCAAGGGAGTCGAGCTGATTATTTGTGGCTTAGCGCATCAACCTTATGAGATGGCGCTTCGCGGCGACCTGCTTAAACGACTGCCGAGTGATTGTGTTTGTACCGATCTACAGCAAGGGCTTGCAGCTGCGATTCGCTAAATTTTTTAGCCAATACAAAAGCCGCCTTTTAGTAAGGCTTCAGGCAAATACCAGGCGCGATAAAGACCAAAAATTCCCGCCGAAAATAGCAGTCCAGCCGCAATGTAGCGAACCCAGACATACTGACCAAATTGTGTCAAAGCTGCAGAAAATGTAGAGATCAACAAAAGATTGGGTAAGGTACCCAATCCAAACGCCAACATCAGCGCCGCACCAGTCCAAACATCGCCGGACAGAAAAGCGAGAGGCAAGACACTGTATACCAAACCGCAGGGCACCAAACCCCACAGCATGCCGCTAAACCAGCGGGAGGAGCGTCCAGTAAAACGCCCTAAGTATTTTGCCCAATATGCGGCCACACGCGAACCAAACCATTTACCAAAAGCACTAGAACTCTTGCCTCCTTGACGCAATATGCGCACCCCCATTGCCAATAAAATCAGCGATGTCAGAGCAAAGAGTGGGCGCTGAATGGGAACCATGTTTTGCTGCCAAACGACTGCGCCAGCCCAAGCAGCGCAAGCCCCAAGCAAGACGTATGTCGTCAAGCGACCTAAGTGCATGATTAATTGAAGATAAAACCGTTGTACCTTGCTCTGAGCGGGAATGATAGGAATCGTTTTGACCTCTCCCTGATGCTCGATCGCAGCTGCAATTCCACCGCACATCAGGGCACAATGCCACCCGCTGACCAAGGCGCCCAAAAAGATCGCCAATAGAAGGCTAGCAGTTAACATCTACCCATTACCCGCAGTAGGAAATATAAAAAAATTGCGCATATCCTAGTAGAATAAACTGGTCTGATAACTTGATCCAATATGAATTACACCAGCTCGGATGCCCCTAGTAGCAAATGCTCAGTATGTGTACTGGGTCAGTTTTGCTTGCCAGTAGGCATCAGCTCAAGCGATATCGCCAAGATTGACACCCTCGTTAAAGAGCGGGTCCACCTACAAAAGGGGGAAAGCCTCTATCGGCATGGCGAACTCCTGAATGCGGTTTATAGCGTTCGCTTTGGAACCTTCAAAACAGAATACTGCCTTGAAGATGGACGCCAACAAGTGATCGGCTTTCATCTGCCCGGAGAAATTCTGGGTCTCGATGGCATTGGCGATGGTCACTACCAGTCGGATGCTATCGCCCTGGAAGAGAGTGAAGTGTGCATCATTCGCTATGAAGCCTTTGAAGATTTAGCACGCCAGATTCCAGTACTTCAACAACAGTTTCATCGCATCCTGAGTCGTGAGCTTACTCAGGATCAACGTCACCTACTATCACTTGGAAGTTTGCGCGCGGAAGAGCGTTTAGCGGCTTTCTTGCTCAATCTTTCTCAACGACTTGCCGCTCGAGGTTATCTCAACAATGAATTTGATTTACGAATGAGTCGCGTAGAGATTGGTAGCTACTTAGGGATTCAAATTGAAACCGTTAGTCGCATGCTTTCTCGCTTTGCAGAGTCAGGCTTGATTCAAATTAAACAGCGGCACATTAAGCTCATCGATATGGATGGGCTCTATGAATTAGCCAGCATTCCCAATCCAGACCGCACCGTTCAGATCAAGTCCGCAGGCGCTTAAATCAAGCCACGATCAGGGCTTTTTCCGCCCTCTGAATCGATCCCAGGAAGAATGTAAGCAGTCAAAGCGCTCGAGAATGAGCAAAAGATCCAGATTACAAAAAATCCAATGGTGTAGATACCCTCATCGGAAATATTGGGGTGATACCCAAAGAATAATAGTTCAGCTGGATGCACAATACTGAATAGCAAACCTTCGGCCAAAATAGAGACCAGAAAAGATGGCCATATGATCCAAATGAATAGACGGTACTTCATTTGCGATCCTGCTCTACTTTAAGTTGCTCCACCTTCAGTCCACGCTTCACCACGCCATCACGCACTGGTTTATCGGCATATAGATTAACGGCAAGATAAATAGTGATCATGCAGCCAATCGCAGCAATTGCCGGCCCACTGATTAGCAACCATGGCCACATTTGTTTAAACCACGGTTTGTTTGCTGATTGCTCTGACATATTCATCCTCTTCATCATTCACTATAAAGCTTAGCGGGGAATAATAAAACTCGATTTTTCATCGCGCGTTCTGTTGGTGGGTTTATCACCCGACATCTCCTGCGCGGACACATCAAAATGAATTGGATAATTTCCAGGTTCATTTGCGCCAATAGTAGTACTTACTTTGATCGGCAACAACTGATTGCTAGCAGGTGCCACTTCAATTTCAGTAATTTCTTTGCCTTGAGAATTCAAAATCCTGAGATCGCTTAAGCCAACCGCCTTCACATGAACCTTCATCGGACTCTCAGATGCATTCATGATTTGAATACGATAGATATTCTCAATACGCTCGCCATCCACCTCGCGAGCTAAGGCACCACGATCACGCATCACATCCACGCGCAATGGATTGCGGGTGGCTAGCGAGACTAAGAAAGCGGTCGTCAGCACTGTAATAAACGCGGCATAGATTAAAACGCGTGGGCGCAAGATATGACGAATTGCGCTTTGATTGGACTCTTTGTCTTCAATGGCACGCTCGGTGGTGTAGCGAATCAAGCCCTTTGGATAATCCACTTTCTCCATCACCTGGTCACAGGCATCAATGCAGGCACCGCAGCCAATGCACATATATTGCAAGCCATCTCGAATATCAATTCCGGTTGGGCAAACTTGTACGCAAATACTGCAATCAACACAATCACCCAAACCCAAACTAGCATGGTCAGCAGACTTACTGCGACTACCCCTAGGCTCACCACGAATTCTGTCGTAGGTAACTAGAAAAGTATCTTTATCTACCATCACACTTTGGAAGCGTGCATATGGACACATGTACTTGCATACCTGTTCACGCATGAAACCAGCATTACCCCAAGTAGCAAAACTATAGAAACATAGCCAGAAGGTTTGCCAAGGGCCAAGTGATAAATGCAGGATGGCTGCGCTTAAAGTTTCAATCGGAGTGAAGTAGCCAATGAAAGTAAAGCCAGTCCAAAAGGCAATTAAAAGCCATAAGAAATGCTTGGTAATTTTGAGGCGCCACTTGCGAATACCCCATGGCCACTCTTCCCCATCCAAACGAATACGTGCAAATCGGTCGCCCTCGACCTTGCGCTCGATCCACATAAAGATCTCGGTATAGACCGTTTGCGGGCAAGCGTAGCCACAAAATAAACGACCGGCAATCGCAGTGAATAAGAAAAGCGCTAAAGCAGAGAGTATCAATAGAAGCGTGAGATAAATCACATCCTGGGGCCATAAAACCAGACCAAAGATATAGAACTTACGCTGAATTAAATCAAAGAGTACCGCCTGACGGCCATTCCAGCTAACCCAAGGAAGGCCGTAGAACAGCAATTGAGTAGCAAACACCAAGATAAAACGCCAGCGAGCAAAGAGACCGCTAACTGAGCGCGGGTAAATCTTTCGCCGGACCTCGTAGAGAGATTCCTCGATGACATCTATAGGGATAGGTTTCCCAACCGGCGAATGATCTGACACTAATTATTGAGCTTGAGCTGGTTTATTGTTAGATAGGCCCCAAACATAGGCAGTTAACAGATGAATCTTCTCAGGACTAAGCACTTTGTCTTGAGCAGGCATCATTGCCATGCGACCTTTAGTGACTGTTTCAACAATTGTTGCTTCTGAGCTGCCATATAACCAAGTTTTATCAGTCAAATTGGGTGCGCCCAATGCAATATTGCCTTTGCCGTCAGCACCGTGACAGGCCGCACAATTCGCTTTAAATACTTCAGCACCACGGGCCGCTTTTAAGTCATCTGCTGGCAAACCTGAGAGACTGCGAACATAGTTGGCAACATCAACAATTTGCTTGCTATCTAATTGTGGGAATGGAGGCATAACACCGCCACGGCCATTGGTAATAGTAGCTTTGATATTTTCTGGTGAACCGCCATAGAGCCAGTCACCGTCAGTCAAATTCGGGAAGCCTTTAGAGCCACCAGCATCTGAACCGTGACATTGAGCGCAGGAGTTCAAGAACAAGCGTTGACCCATTTCACGCGCTTTTGGATCTGCCGCAACTTGCTCAATATCCATCTTCACGTATTTAGCGTAAACCGGTTTTAACTCATCATTGGCGTTTGTCATGGAATTCATGAGTGCGCCATCTGTGCTGTAACCCAAGATGCCTGGATAAGAACCCAAACCAGGATACAGAGCCAAGTACACCAAAGCAAAGATGCATGACAGCAAGAACATCCACATCCACCAACGTGGCAATGGATTATTCAACTCACGAAGATCACCATCCCATACATGACCAGTGTCTGCAACCGCGCCATCGGCCGTGTGCACTACCTTAGCCTTGCGTTGCGAAAACAGTAGCCAGATACACCAAACGATGCCGACTAATGAAACGAGTGCGATGTAGTTACTCCAACCGCTGCTAAAAAAATCACTCATGATTTGTCCTTACTAAATTCATCTGGAAGATCAAACGGAAGCTCGGCTGACTCCTCATTAGCAGACTGCCGACTTGGAGACCAAGCCCACCAAACAATCCCAACAAAAAAGATCAGTCCAATGACTGTTGAAAAAGCGGAGAGATAAGGTGTGATCAGTTCCATTTGATTTCTATCGTTTTAATTAATAACCCTTGGCGATTACTTTGCTACCACTTCATCAACAGTGATGTAGCGACGCGAAATACCCAAACCTTGAAGGTAAGCAACTAAAGCATCCATCTCCGTTTTACCTTCTAATTCCTTGGGAGCATTCGCAATATCTTCATCCGTATAAGGAACTCCGAGACGACGCATCGCAACCATATGAGACTGAATAGAAGAAGCATCTGCAGCATTCTTCTGCAACCAAGGATATCCAGGCATATTGGACTCAGGAACTACATCACGCGGATTGTTCAGGTGAATCTGATGCCAAGCGTCAGAGTAGCGACCACCAACACGAGCCAAATCTGGACCGGTACGCTTACTACCCCAAAGGAATGGATGATCAAATACTGACTCACCAGCTAAAGAGTAAGGGCCATAACGCTCAACCTCAGAGCGCAGAGTACGGATCTGCTGAGAATGGCAACCAACACAACCCTCACGCTGATAGATGTCACGGCCAGCCAATCGCAACGCTGTATAGGGCACAACGCCCGGGCTTGGCTCCGTAGTCGTGTGCTGAAAGAACAGCGGAACAATTTGAACCAAACCAGCAATGGAAACTACTACGATGGTGGCAATAATTAGCCAGCCAACGTTCTTCTCAAGCGTTCCATGGGAAAAGAATTTATTTTCACTAGACATTTTCTTCTCCTCTTAGTGATTGTTATTTGCCAAAGGAATTGGCGCATTAATAAAGGTTTTACCTTGCACTGTCTTGAAGACGTTGTAGGCCATCAAGAACATACCGCCCAAGTAGCACAGGCCACCTAATAAACGAATCACATAGAAGGGATAGGTTGCCTTAACCGACTCGACAAAGCTATAAGTCAAGGTACCGTCTGGCTCGAAAGCCCTCCACATCAATCCTTGCATCACTCCGGCAATCCACATCGCGGCGATGTAAATCACTACACCGACAGTTGCAATCCAAAAATGCACCTCGATCAAGCGAGTGCTGTACATATCCTTTTGACCAACTAAACGTGGAATCAGGTAGTACAAGGAACCAATCGTGATCATGGCAACCCAACCGAGAGCCCCTGAATGTACGTGGCCAATTGTCCAGTCTGTGTAATGAGACAAGCTATTCACAGTCTTAATAGACATCATGGAGCCCTCAAAGGTAGACATGCCGTAGAAAGACAAGGCTACTACCAAGAATTTCAGAATCGGATCACGGCGTAATTTGAACCAAGCGCCAGACAAGGTCATGATGCCGTTGATCATGCCGCCCCAAGATGGCGCCAGCAAAATGAGAGAGAACACCATGCCCAAGGACTGGGTCCAATCTGGCAATGATGTGTGTTGTAAATGATGAGGACCCGCCCACATATAAGTAAAGTTCAAGGCCCAGAAGTGGACAATAGACAAGCGATATGAATAGATTGGACGCTCCGCTTGCTTAGGAATGAAGTAGTACATCATGCCCAAGAAGCTGGTGGTCAGGAAGAAGCCAACGGCATTGTGACCATACCACCACTGCACCATTGCATCTTGTACACCAGCATATGCAGAATAGGATTTCCACAAGCTTGCTGGCATCTCTAGGTTGTTAAAGATATGCAGAATTGCAATTGTGAGGATGTAGGCGCCGAAGAACCAGTTTGAAACATAAATATGTTTTGTTTTGCGCTTCATGATTGTTCCGAAGAACACCACTGCGTATGCGACCCAAACCA of Polynucleobacter sp. AP-Nino-20-G2 contains these proteins:
- a CDS encoding DUF2177 family protein; the encoded protein is MLKYLAVYCSFLLSLVIIDLIWLLGIAKNLYRDDMGSLMASEPKLLAGLSFYLFYALGTTIFVILPAISKQSWIYAVQYGALFGFFCYMTYDLTNLAVIRDFPTRLAFIDIAWGSSVTALAAGIAYWIGNRVA
- a CDS encoding SulP family inorganic anion transporter; protein product: MHLFHPKLFDSLKGYNGSLFTKDVLAGITVGIVALPLAMAFAIASGLKPEAGIFTAIIAGGLISLLGGSRVQIGGPAGAFIVIVYGIVDRYGVANLLLATAMSGVFLLLMGALRLGTLIRFIPVAVIIGFTNGIAVLIGLSQIKEFFGLQISKMPAEFFQAIQTLYAAADTINPMALMLSIGSLALLIIWRGLQKHLGHFSQIPGTVIAMGAATIITSVFNLPVDTIGSRFGGIPAGLPSFEWIPISWSTAQFVIAPAITLALLGAIESLLCARIADGLIHDRHDSNQELMAQGIANLVSPFFGGMPATGTIARTVTNIQSGGTTPIAGLIHSVTLLIIILFGAPLAKNIPLASLAAILMFVAWNMGEWKKFLDLKQFRMPYRITMLSVFILTIVLDLTVAIQVGLLLAFITFIYRISSLSRYESANPNDFPDLLHQEGKIAAFRIYGAIFFGAVKLLEKIETELPSQTLLLDFKNVIYIDVSGIDAILELEQTCKSKGVELIICGLAHQPYEMALRGDLLKRLPSDCVCTDLQQGLAAAIR
- a CDS encoding sulfite exporter TauE/SafE family protein, whose translation is MLTASLLLAIFLGALVSGWHCALMCGGIAAAIEHQGEVKTIPIIPAQSKVQRFYLQLIMHLGRLTTYVLLGACAAWAGAVVWQQNMVPIQRPLFALTSLILLAMGVRILRQGGKSSSAFGKWFGSRVAAYWAKYLGRFTGRSSRWFSGMLWGLVPCGLVYSVLPLAFLSGDVWTGAALMLAFGLGTLPNLLLISTFSAALTQFGQYVWVRYIAAGLLFSAGIFGLYRAWYLPEALLKGGFCIG
- a CDS encoding helix-turn-helix domain-containing protein produces the protein MNYTSSDAPSSKCSVCVLGQFCLPVGISSSDIAKIDTLVKERVHLQKGESLYRHGELLNAVYSVRFGTFKTEYCLEDGRQQVIGFHLPGEILGLDGIGDGHYQSDAIALEESEVCIIRYEAFEDLARQIPVLQQQFHRILSRELTQDQRHLLSLGSLRAEERLAAFLLNLSQRLAARGYLNNEFDLRMSRVEIGSYLGIQIETVSRMLSRFAESGLIQIKQRHIKLIDMDGLYELASIPNPDRTVQIKSAGA
- a CDS encoding FixH family protein is translated as MSEQSANKPWFKQMWPWLLISGPAIAAIGCMITIYLAVNLYADKPVRDGVVKRGLKVEQLKVEQDRK
- the ccoG gene encoding cytochrome c oxidase accessory protein CcoG, translated to MSDHSPVGKPIPIDVIEESLYEVRRKIYPRSVSGLFARWRFILVFATQLLFYGLPWVSWNGRQAVLFDLIQRKFYIFGLVLWPQDVIYLTLLLILSALALFLFTAIAGRLFCGYACPQTVYTEIFMWIERKVEGDRFARIRLDGEEWPWGIRKWRLKITKHFLWLLIAFWTGFTFIGYFTPIETLSAAILHLSLGPWQTFWLCFYSFATWGNAGFMREQVCKYMCPYARFQSVMVDKDTFLVTYDRIRGEPRGSRSKSADHASLGLGDCVDCSICVQVCPTGIDIRDGLQYMCIGCGACIDACDQVMEKVDYPKGLIRYTTERAIEDKESNQSAIRHILRPRVLIYAAFITVLTTAFLVSLATRNPLRVDVMRDRGALAREVDGERIENIYRIQIMNASESPMKVHVKAVGLSDLRILNSQGKEITEIEVAPASNQLLPIKVSTTIGANEPGNYPIHFDVSAQEMSGDKPTNRTRDEKSSFIIPR
- the ccoP gene encoding cytochrome-c oxidase, cbb3-type subunit III, which gives rise to MSDFFSSGWSNYIALVSLVGIVWCIWLLFSQRKAKVVHTADGAVADTGHVWDGDLRELNNPLPRWWMWMFLLSCIFALVYLALYPGLGSYPGILGYSTDGALMNSMTNANDELKPVYAKYVKMDIEQVAADPKAREMGQRLFLNSCAQCHGSDAGGSKGFPNLTDGDWLYGGSPENIKATITNGRGGVMPPFPQLDSKQIVDVANYVRSLSGLPADDLKAARGAEVFKANCAACHGADGKGNIALGAPNLTDKTWLYGSSEATIVETVTKGRMAMMPAQDKVLSPEKIHLLTAYVWGLSNNKPAQAQ
- a CDS encoding cbb3-type cytochrome c oxidase subunit 3; translated protein: MELITPYLSAFSTVIGLIFFVGIVWWAWSPSRQSANEESAELPFDLPDEFSKDKS
- the ccoO gene encoding cytochrome-c oxidase, cbb3-type subunit II; the encoded protein is MSSENKFFSHGTLEKNVGWLIIATIVVVSIAGLVQIVPLFFQHTTTEPSPGVVPYTALRLAGRDIYQREGCVGCHSQQIRTLRSEVERYGPYSLAGESVFDHPFLWGSKRTGPDLARVGGRYSDAWHQIHLNNPRDVVPESNMPGYPWLQKNAADASSIQSHMVAMRRLGVPYTDEDIANAPKELEGKTEMDALVAYLQGLGISRRYITVDEVVAK
- the ccoN gene encoding cytochrome-c oxidase, cbb3-type subunit I, giving the protein MGLTVGNNQDTFNYKVVSQFAIVTVLWGIVGMLVGVILAAQLIWPEITFNIPWLSYGRLRPLHTNAVIFAFGGSALFATSYYIVQRTCQARLFCDKLAAFTFWGWQAVIVLAAVTLPLGISTSKEYAELEWPIDILITLVWVAYAVVFFGTIMKRKTKHIYVSNWFFGAYILTIAILHIFNNLEMPASLWKSYSAYAGVQDAMVQWWYGHNAVGFFLTTSFLGMMYYFIPKQAERPIYSYRLSIVHFWALNFTYMWAGPHHLQHTSLPDWTQSLGMVFSLILLAPSWGGMINGIMTLSGAWFKLRRDPILKFLVVALSFYGMSTFEGSMMSIKTVNSLSHYTDWTIGHVHSGALGWVAMITIGSLYYLIPRLVGQKDMYSTRLIEVHFWIATVGVVIYIAAMWIAGVMQGLMWRAFEPDGTLTYSFVESVKATYPFYVIRLLGGLCYLGGMFLMAYNVFKTVQGKTFINAPIPLANNNH